The genomic DNA AAGTTATTTgacataaaattatttgatatgaTTGTCACTTTTTAGAAGCTCTGAATGCTCACTCTACGTTTTTTTGTAATTCGGTTTCAATCCCACACGTGGATTCACTGAATTGCCCGTGGTAGTGATTGTTTAGAGCTGTGTCCTTTTTTATACTACTTATGTGCTGATTTGTTGTATCCCCGTTACAGGTTGTTTTTTGTGGTTTCCTAGGTCAGGTTTATGCCCCCTAGTCTTGTACTTCCtgatcttttttaatttatttttattttggcataaaaaaaaaaaaattgacatgatTGAATTCTAATGTGACCTTAAGTCATTGTAACACATTAGGTTAAATTATGTGCTTGTTAAAATTATTTCCCCCATCTATTAGCGCTTACGGTTACATTGATGAATGAATTTGCTTGTTATTCTAACTTTAATCTAATGCTTTAAAAATTAGGTGAGAGATTAGGTCGATGATATCTCAAACGAAagtacatttatttttaattgataaatgttagtatgttaattgtttatgagaattttttttctctttatcgGGACTAGAACTCTCGACCTCCAACTCTAAACTATTCAACAACCAAActtggttgaaacttgaaaaactTAAATGAGAAGATCCctttaattaatcatttttttatcatttatataaaCTGACTCGAACCACTTGTTTGAAGAGTTCATATTATTCCAACGAGACCAACTAAAGTTGGTTCAAACAAACATGATTTAACTAGAATGTGCTTAAGGGGTGAATTTGATATGTTCATAAGAGTGAAAACAATCTGGATGCAATAGGTTATGGCAGTTGCTATTGGAGAAGCATTAGAAATTTAGAACCGGTAGCAGCGGCTAAATGGGTGAGAGAATTGGCATTAAAGTTATTTTTTGCTTGGACACTAAATTAACTATGGATTATGTGAACTTAGATATGTGAGATGATACAGAGTTAAGCTCTACTTTAACTAGATGTAGAGATGATTTATCTGAtatttgtaacaacttttatgtcGAATTTTCTAAGATGTTTATTATGGTTGTTCATAACCTTACAAAGATGATCTTATAATGACAAttctcattttgattttgacatgCAAAATtgtattaatcatttgaaaccATTTGGTTAATACACATTAGAATGTTGGAATGACAACAGTTAGAATTATTCTTTACCCATGTTTTACAAAATATCATTAACACATACTCATGTCATGTGTCCTTAGGTAGTATTTTAGTACACGTATTTTACCTATTGTTACTTAAATATTATACTTGTCATTTACACTATACAGACAACCATATAAAGATCAACTTAGGAGCAATTATTTTAGGGTCACAactccaaataaaaaattatgacaaCTTTAGTTATGGCTGTTGCACAGCACAAAGGTCAAAAAACAAGAGACAATGAGGAACAAATACTAGATAATCTAATACTTCTTCCGGCCGCAtcaattataaacaattttttactttttaggttcattaaacaaattatgcatgtggtctatattatatCAGCCATTTTGGGAAACGATGTATCGGCCATTTCAATTCCAACCTCACTTTTTTAATGATGAAAACCTTATTTGATTGGACAATTTAAGATCAATGCCTCCCCTGAACTTGTGTCATCAGAGATTATGAAAATAAGGAATACTACTTGGTACTGTGATGATATAAAATGGTATCAAAGCTATATGAAactcaattattaaaaatatctgCTTCAGAGGTGTGCTTGCATAAATCAAACTTAATTTCATTACAATTATTCGCTAGTTCCATAAAATATATACACTGAGCATTAAGAACTAAAGGTTTAATACCATAAGTAAATGGAAATTGGTTTAAAAAAGTAAATGGGAGGATTTTTTTTCCCCTCTATTCATGACCACggtaaaaaaatggtattttttttacaaaagaatggtATTTTAAACTTTCCTATTACATTACAAATACAATTAGCTGGTATTggtaaaaaaatttgaaggattCTCTTAAATTCATAACATACAATTTTAGAGGATTCGGTCCTGAAGATCGGTCATCAAGGAGGAGGCCAGGGAGCTGAGTTTTTTCCCAGTCTCTCCAGCAATGTTCTTAAGGGAAGATATATCTTGTTGTGCCTGTAAAACAATCAGGGTTGGGAGGAAAAGGGGCAAAGCATCCCATCAGACATCAATCCAAGAACTAAAGCCGaataattttaatgaaattatggaCAACATTAACCATGAAGTATCTATCACAATAACGAAAGAAATACCTGAAAAGATAATCGATTAATGAGATCGCTAGCAGCAAGATCAATGGAGGAATCTGCAGAGTCACCAAAAAAATCCGCACTGGAGATGGCAGATGAACTCTGAAGTAACAGGAGTGACTAGAATTAATTTTGACAGTACAAAGTGATTCATATAAGATTCTTCAATAAGAAATAAACTTTGGAAAGCAAGTTAGCTCTTTGGCACCTAATTTTCATATCAGTTAATTGTTTTCCTTAAAGAAATTTGGTGCCAGATTCACTACTTGTCCTTGATAATGTAAAATTACCCCTCTAGTCGTTAAAGAGCCACAAATGCCAATTACAGTAGTCCGTTTTCAATATTATTGTATTCAGTGCATGAAAACTAATATGACAAATATTCTAGGTTCTAGAGACTAGGAAAGGGTTTTTACATTCGGAACTAACGCGTCCATGACAAAATTTCTTAGAGATGGATTTAGGGGTttgtttattaataatataagtTAGAGCAATAAAAAAATACGATTGGAAAGAAACAATCTAATATAGTCCCATAACAGGGGATTGATAATCACAAATGTGTAGTTTCACACTGTATGTTGCAGTAAGTTACTATAAGAAAGGACACATACTGAAAACTTTGACAAAGTAGCTCGAGTCTCAGCATCTCTTGCTTTGTTCTGGTCTCCAAAAAATTGAGATGACGAAATAGATTTAGCATTTGAGAACTTCTTTCTTGCTTCATCAGATTCCTCAATCTTATacatcacaaaaaaataaaaataaataagcggatgaaaaaagaaaataaataaacaaggtGCACGTTAAATGATTGTTGAAAGAAACACTAAGTACACATTGAAACAATCAAATCTAAATCGTCTTGCTTGGTTTATTTTCATTCAGATGCAAATGTTTGTGTAACTTCACTCcacatctttattttttgtggCAAGAAGTGTTGTGTAACAACCATGATTGATTTTTGTAGAGTTGTCCAGTTTAGTCTTAAGTTTGTTTCTATTCCTAGTACTTTTTTAATGATTTCATGTTTAGACtgtgtttgttttaaagaataatgaaaaattCCCCTTGCAAAACCATGTAAGACAGACCATACCATGATATTGTTATTATAACACCCAACCTCTGCACATGCAATCAAGATACGCACCTTTGTTAAAGCATACCTTCTACTTTTGGTAAATTAAATTGGCACAACTATAAAATAAATCCAGGGAGGTTATGTTAATGTCACGTTAAAATTTAAGAATcgacaaattttttaaagaaaagaaaaacttcaaacattaaaataagttttacGCTAGTATTTCTTCCTTTTATATAACACTTTGATGTAAGCACTTTCCACCATGTTTTGCATGATGCATTTGTATCTTGTTAAAACTTTGAACTGGACATAGACTCAATATCAAACTTTGAAGACAAACATATATAACCAAAATTGTTTAAGATGTGACCACGTGCAATAGAAATTTCACTATACAGAAACAAAGACTGATGGCATAGGGCTTACTTGCACTTTTGAGGTGTTTGAGCCAAATTTCTTTGGGAAACCACTATCCATTCCAAAGTCTGCAAAGAAGTTTGATGACTTTGGTACAGAAACGTGATTGAATGTATTTGAACCTCTAGAATCCAACTCAGATGACTGAACATTATCTACATACTCAAAACGAGAAGTCATAGATGGCCTGGCAGACACATTGTTGTTTGTCGTGGATGGAACTGGAGCAGGTGGTTCTTCAGGTTTTTGCTCATAGAAAGACTCACTTGGCTACATTTTACAAGGATAGCTTATCAACAattattatcatcaaattaaaacaaataaaaagacaatGATAACCCAACAAACAGTTTCAGTATACAAACGAAGACAACAATTTGCACATCTTTCTACTGAGCTTAACTATTTGCTTACCTTCTTATTGAGCTTACGGGCACCAAGTCCCCCACTCTTCCCAGGCTTTTTACCACCAATAGActtcttcaaattatttgatGCTGATGTATGTGAAGCTCTAGGTGAAGATGTACTCTCAAGCTTTTCTGCCTTATCTAACGTGTTTTCTTTCAGTACTTCACTGGTCCTGACATCAAGAAATCCATTCGAGCTCTGTGAAGCAACAGGTGACGAAGGCAAGCCTTTCTCCAAGGCCATACTTTTAGCTACTTCCTTTGTAAGAATTTGCCTGTACAACTCTGCAGCTCTGGATGTATACTTTGCTTCTATTTTACCACCGTCGGTCCAACCATGTTGCTTAAAGAAAATCTGTGCACGACTgtttcctccaaaactcattaTTTTTAGTTGCTCAGGAGTCCATGAGTCTAAGTTTGTAGATCTACATAACAAAAGGCATATAGGTATCAATCTTTTCTGCCTTATTTCTTCTATTCTATCAATTCCTCTTCTTAAAATAACTAAGCATAGAAAAAAGATGCATACAAATTGAGAAGTtttaattgagaaaaaaaaaaattgaggccaATCAAATCTTTCTAGATTAAAAATTATGCTTACCAGCCTAGTAAAATTTATTAAGGAAATGAATCATGCTCAACGTTTTCCTGACATAAActcatatgaaaaaaaatattggtttgCAGAGACAATAATTAAAcctcttaagtaaaattttgtcttttcaaaaacaaaactctTCACATAAGTAAATtagtttcttatttattttcaattatctACTGAAGTGCTTTATTAGAAGTCCTCGTACATCATGGAAATTCAAGAAGCACAACAACATGGCTTTATATCACCAATCATCTTTCAATCCTGATTCTAATATAATATCGATCaatgaaaaacacaaaaggCTAACAGAAACAAGAATGATACATTCTTAGGCTTTATTATCACATAATGTCATGCAAATAATGGATTGCACATTGTTCCcacaattattttttctcaATGATCCAGTTGAGCCAAAATCAGAGTAACTAAGAACAAAGTATGGGACTGGATCCGTTACCTTTAAGGCAGAAAATTCACcgttatctctctctctctctctctcacatcTTATCTATCATTTCTCCTTTATCTTTCTCTTCATTGTTATATACAATAAAGAAGAAGATATTTCCAATAAATTTCAAAACCcacaacaaaaaattgaaacccATGTCTACATCCACAATACAAATTAATGCATTGTATATtatgtgtataaatatacacCAGCATTACATATTCTATAATTCTTCCTAATCACAAGCCTCCGAGTCTAATTCCATTGactattcaaattttaacaattttgattcAAGAAAATCCCTAATCACAAAGCATCGCGCTAAATCAACGTGCACATTAAAACCTTACCAATGCAGAACATAGCACTaacaaattcatcatcatttaacaaaatgaatcaacaaaataCCTCACAAAACTAATATGAACACCGAGACTCCGATGAACAGCAGAACAATCAATGCAGAGGAAGATCCCATATGTTACTGATGCCCATGTTGGATTCTTCGTATTGCAATCAAAACACATCTGAAACCAAAATCATCACagcttcaaaaatcaaaaacaaatcacaatcacaataacaataaccaatataaaaaaaaaaaatcaaaattcaaatgcaGAACCTTATTTTCAGACTTCAACTTGAGTTTTCTAAACACGAGGTTCTTGTCGGTGAAACCATCGGAAGCCATTGATGAAAAACCAATACAAAAACTGAAAATGGAAATGAAATTAGAATTTGTGATTAATTTGAATGTGAATTTGAATCTTAGAGGGTGCTTATTAGAAAAGCAGCACCACCTGAAGAATATAGATTatagattatttttaatttagggGATGAAAATTGTTGTGTAATTTGAAACCGCAAAATTTGGTGttgtttgtgttgtgtgtgttGTTTTTCTTAGTTTAGTGTTTCCTCGTTTTCCATTTTCGATCGTCTTAATAAGGTGCTTTTTTATATTGGTTGCAATGACGGAAATATCCTTTGAGAAATGAGGGAAATTTTAAAACAAGTGTTGATTGTTGGGTTGTGTTTTCAAGAGTCGGTGAATGGTTGTTGTCTCTGACCAAGAATTTAATTAACCATCAATTAATCTAAATTCTCAATAAATCTATATATAATTCTATATTGTctctataatatattttttcttttaaatattacTAAAAGTATTTCCTTTTATAGACTCTATTAGTACACTAAGATGAGTTAGTGAGGCATATACATTAATTgagtaaaaaagaaatatgtttttgattaaTTGAGTGATGCACTTAGTattcattaaattttaaaattgtaaaaataaataaatatgtttttgattcttacaaatatatcatttttttacatttagtcttggtagttttttttagcTTTTGCAAATATACCACATTTTTCTTTTGGcctttgttgttttgttttaatccctgcaaatttattcatattagAATTGTCCCctcaaatatgtaaaatatttgattttagtacATCAAGATAAGggttaaaatgaatattaaagggatttaattttaatataatttgtccTTAACAAGGAAAGTCATATTTAAACG from Medicago truncatula cultivar Jemalong A17 chromosome 8, MtrunA17r5.0-ANR, whole genome shotgun sequence includes the following:
- the LOC11440486 gene encoding probable ADP-ribosylation factor GTPase-activating protein AGD8, producing MASDGFTDKNLVFRKLKLKSENKMCFDCNTKNPTWASVTYGIFLCIDCSAVHRSLGVHISFVRSTNLDSWTPEQLKIMSFGGNSRAQIFFKQHGWTDGGKIEAKYTSRAAELYRQILTKEVAKSMALEKGLPSSPVASQSSNGFLDVRTSEVLKENTLDKAEKLESTSSPRASHTSASNNLKKSIGGKKPGKSGGLGARKLNKKPSESFYEQKPEEPPAPVPSTTNNNVSARPSMTSRFEYVDNVQSSELDSRGSNTFNHVSVPKSSNFFADFGMDSGFPKKFGSNTSKVQIEESDEARKKFSNAKSISSSQFFGDQNKARDAETRATLSKFSSSSAISSADFFGDSADSSIDLAASDLINRLSFQAQQDISSLKNIAGETGKKLSSLASSLMTDLQDRIL